Sequence from the Caballeronia sp. SL2Y3 genome:
AGCAACCCCATGAACGGCCACGCTTGAAACAGATGCGCACCCCACACATCCCAAAGGGTATTGATCTTCGCGATGTGCGGTTGCTTCGGGTCGTATCGCATCTCCACCTTTTCACCCACGCTGACCGGCGACCGACTCTGCGCTACGACCGAGATGCGCTGTCCCTCTAGCGTCGTAAACTCGACCTGCGGATGTTGGCTATCTGAATTCAGTCTCACCACTTCGCCCGGAACCACCTGCGAAGTTCTCAAGAAATCCGTAGTGGAAGAACGAGCAGGTTGCTGCACAAACCAGATCGCCGCTCCAATGACGATGGCATATCGCCTGATAAGACGCTTGTTCTTCATCGCGTCAGATCGTATTCCACCGTTGCTTTCGGACCGGGCAGGCCAGCGACGCCTGCCGCGTACTCGTGCTTGAACTTGGTGAACGAGAGGTCAACCTGTTCGTAGTGTCCAGCCATGCAGCCGTATGGCTTGATACTCATGACCATGACGTTCTGTAGCGTCAGGCTAAGGAAGGGCTGAGGCGGAAGAAGCTTGCCGACGATGCCTGCCGCTTGCGGCTGTGCGGTCGGCTTGTTGGCCCTCAGCACAGCTTTGTTTGCCACCTTGTTCAGCACAAGATAGTTCAATAGTCCAGAGGACGCTAGACTCACCTCATGGACAAATGAGAGGTGTCCGACCGACGTTCTCTTGTGGGGCGACTGGTCGCGCGAATTGCGAAACAACTCCCAATCCCAGCTCACGACCTCGATCTCACCCTCATGGCCGAATACGGTCGACTCTCCGGTGATGCCGTCAATCTTGATATAGATATTGCTACCTGCCATCAACTACCTCTGCCGGTTGTCAAAAAACGTCGGAGCGACGTTCACAGTGTGGTCCATCCAAACCTTAATGAACGCACCACCACACAATTTGACGTGACACTACCTGCCGTCCGTTGAATTCAGGACACCTTCCTTTTATCGATTCCTCCCGGGCCATACCCGCGCCCCGTCCTCGCCATCGACGGCCACGCGGTCCACGTGCGTACGAAGATACTGGAGCGCCTCTACCACGCGCGCGGTCAGTGGGCTATATATGGCTCTGCTTACGCGGTCAATCAACCCTGGGGGTAACGGTCGTTGGCCACGCAGCCGAAACGCCGGTTCATGAGACGCGCAACAGCTTGCATCCTGAGGTCGAATCGGTCGGCCACCGCGGCATGAGCGCCAAGCAATGCGGAAGCTGCCGCCTTCCATGACCCCCGGGGCCGACTCCATTACCGCTAGAATGAAAGCATGCAAAGATTCCAAGGCCTTGGACCCTCCAAATGAACGGCGGCAACTTCCGCATCACCGCCGCCGTCGTCGCCAGCGCGCTCTTCATGCAAAACATGGACGGCACGATCGTCGCGACCGCCATCCCGACAATGGCCCGCGATCTCCACGTCGATGCCGTCCATCTGAGCAGCGCCATTACCGCGTATCTTGTCGCGCTGACCGTCTTTATTCCCGCAAGCGGCTGGGTGGCCGACCGCTTCGGCGCTCGACGCGTCTTCATGTGGGCCATCGCCACGTTCACTCTGGCTTCCATTGCCTGCGCCGCCGCGATGAACCTGCCGCAGCTGCTCGCGGCGCGCGTTGTTCAAGGACTCGGCGGCGCCATGATGGTCCCCGTCGGCCGCCTCATTCTGTTTCGCGGCGTCAAGCGCGAAGAATTGCTTCAGGCGACAACATGGCTGACGATGCCCGCGCTCGTCGGTCCGCTTCTCGGTCCGCCGCTCGGCGGCTTCCTCACCGACGCGCTCTCATGGCGCAGCATCTTCTGGGTCAACGTGCCGGTCGGGTTGGCCGGCCTGCTGCTGACGTGGCGGCTCTTGCCGCCTTCGCCGCCCGAAGCGCGCACGCCGCCGGACCTGCGGGGCATGGCGCTCTCGGGCGCATCGCTCAGTCTTTTCATGGTCGGGATAGAAAGCGCGGGCCGCCACGTGCTGCCGGACGGCGTGCCGTGGGTATGCGTCGTCATCGGCGTGCTGCTTTTCAGGGCGACGGTCGTGCATTGCCGAAAGACGCCGAATCCGGCCATCGACTTCTCGCTGCTTTCCATTCCGACGTTCCACGCCGCGACCGTGGCGGGCAGTCTCTCGCGCGCGGGTGCCGGCGCATTGCCGTTTCTCGTGCCGCTGACGTTGCAGACGGGGTTCGGCTATAGCGCGTCGGCGAGCGGACTCGTGACCTTTGCGAGCGCGCTCGGCTCGTTTTGCATGCGGCCGATGACCGCGCTCGCGCTGCAGCACTTTTCCGTACGCACGGTGCTGTGCGCGGGCAGCGTCTCGTTCGCCGCCGTGCTCGACGTCTGTTCGACGATGTCTCAAGCGTGGCCCGCCAGTGCGATTTTCGCGCTGCTGCTCGTCGGCGGTCTTGGCCGCTCGCTCAGTTTCGCGACGATGGGCGCGCTCGCGTTCGCCGACGTTCCCAAGTCGCGCCTCGCCGCGGCGACTTCGTTCCAGGGCACCGCGCAGCAATTGATGAAGGCGCTCGGCGTGACCGTCGCGGCGGGCACCATTCAGGCCACGGATGCTCGTCTCCGGCAGCGCGCAGACCGAACGGTGGCAGCTCGCTTGCGGATTCATCGCGACGGCGCTGCTCGTCCTCGCCTCGTTGCCGATGTTCGCGCGACTCTCGGACGACGCCGGCGAAGGCATCTCGGCTTCCTCGGCGAAGTAAATTCTTCCGGCTATCGAAACGATTCGTCGTATTTAAGACAAGTGACTGATCACAAAGGACATTTTGTGACGATATAATGCGGCACCGCTTACCTCGCTAGACCGATGCGCCGCACATTCTTACTCTTCGCCCTCGTTCTGACCTTCGCGAACACCGCCTTCGCTCAGGCAGACCCGCTCGCCGCCAGCGCCACGAACCCGCAAGAAGTCGTGCAGCAGGACTCCCGCCTCGACGCGGCGCGCCACAAAATCTCCGAAGTCATCACGCGCAAGTTCGGCGTCGCGCGCGAAAAAGCGCAAACGATAGCGAGCGCGGTCATGGCGTCCGCGTCGAAATACTCGCTGCCGCCGGCGCTGCTGCTCGCCATTATTTCAATCGAATCGCGTTTCAAGGAAACGGCAGTCGGCGCGAATAACGCAACCGGGCTCATGCAAGTGGTGCCGTCCGCGCACAAGAAGCTCGTGCGCAATGTGGACCTGACGGAGCCGGAGACGAATATCGAAATCGGCTCGTCCATCCTGCACGGCTATCTGAAATCCGCGCAAGGCGATGTCGACGCCGCGCTCAAGAACTACGGCGGTTCGCGTGCTTATGCGGAAAAAGTGAGTCTGCGAGCCAAGACGTTCGAGCCTGTGGCGGCTGTTTATTCAGCGTCCGCGCCTGCTCAGTAATAGCTTCTTGTTGTTTTTCTTGCGCGCCGCCGCGTGGCGGATGCCGCAAACTCCACGGCGATAAAACCCGCTTGCGCGCTGAGATGCGGCATTAGCCGCTTCGATGTTGTTCAACTGCTGTTACTGCGAGTTGTTGCCGTGCCCCATGCCGCCGGGGCTTTTGCTGCTCGAGCTACCCGTGCTGCCGGGGCCACTGCGTTGCATGGTGCCTTGGCCCATGCCGTTGTTCGCGCCGTTGTTGCCCATGCCGCTGTTCACGCCGGTACCGCTCGTGCCGTCGCTCGAACCGCCCATGCCGGTGCCGCCCATGCCGACGCCGCCGCCCTTGCCCGACGCGCTCGAGCCCGCTCCGGCCGAGCCATTGCCGCCCGCGCCCATTCCGCCTGCCGCGCCCGCGCCGCCGCCACCGCCTGCGCTACCGCCGCCGCCTGCACCGCCACCGCCGCCGCCCGCCTGCGCATAGACGCCGCCCGACAAGCCCAACACCAGCGCTGAAACCACCAGCTTCGTCCTGATCGCTTTC
This genomic interval carries:
- a CDS encoding DUF3592 domain-containing protein, with product MKNKRLIRRYAIVIGAAIWFVQQPARSSTTDFLRTSQVVPGEVVRLNSDSQHPQVEFTTLEGQRISVVAQSRSPVSVGEKVEMRYDPKQPHIAKINTLWDVWGAHLFQAWPFMGLLVAEMRGLSARWGASEESD
- a CDS encoding type VI secretion system tube protein Hcp; this translates as MAGSNIYIKIDGITGESTVFGHEGEIEVVSWDWELFRNSRDQSPHKRTSVGHLSFVHEVSLASSGLLNYLVLNKVANKAVLRANKPTAQPQAAGIVGKLLPPQPFLSLTLQNVMVMSIKPYGCMAGHYEQVDLSFTKFKHEYAAGVAGLPGPKATVEYDLTR
- a CDS encoding transglycosylase SLT domain-containing protein — translated: MRRTFLLFALVLTFANTAFAQADPLAASATNPQEVVQQDSRLDAARHKISEVITRKFGVAREKAQTIASAVMASASKYSLPPALLLAIISIESRFKETAVGANNATGLMQVVPSAHKKLVRNVDLTEPETNIEIGSSILHGYLKSAQGDVDAALKNYGGSRAYAEKVSLRAKTFEPVAAVYSASAPAQ